The Candidatus Delongbacteria bacterium genome segment TATTCTCCCTTTCTAAATTTCCTTTCAGAAAAATAAATCGGAAGAAAAACGCTATATATTAAATTTTAGAGCGGGAATCAAGAATGGTAAGTCTTTTCATTGCATACAATTTTTAATTATCAAGTCATCTTATTGACGAAAATTTTCCACAATCAAGACAACTCGTTGATGTACATCTCGACATCAAAATCGTCCAAAGGTAAATCCTTCCCGAGATATAGATTCATCGAATCTGGACTGTTGCAGAATTAGTCCAGAATCTAGTTAAAGTTCATTAACTCAATGTATGCATAAAAAAGTAGCTGTGTTGCAGTAAATGGAATAGAGTTATAGAAGCTTCTCTAATAAAGAATTAAGAATCTGTAAAATAGGGCAAAGGGACATGACAATAATTGATTTACTGCAAATGAAGAAATTTGATACCTCAAAAAGGATTAAATTAGTCAGACATATGGATAAAAGGTGCGATTTCTATAAATTGGTTTTGCATGACCAAATCGAGACATACCAGAGCTATCAGTCGAAGGATATTTTTAATTGCGACTACATAATTTCATTTATTGGGGGAGAGGGTAGCAGAGCAATATTCTATGGAGTATATAAAATTCTAGGAGTCCCAGAATCTGCTATGAACCATCCAATTCCTGAAGATTTCCTTTTCCCCGAAATGGCTAATAAAGATACAGATATTTTTTACAACCTCAAAAAAGTAGAGGGTTTTGAGGATTTTGAAAACACAGTCGTAATTGAATGGGGAAAATCAGCTTTAGCTTGGCATCAGCACCTGACTGATAAGAAGGTGATAGAAATTCTTCCAAAGGGAAAGATTAAGGAATTTCCTGGCTATTTGAGCTTCATTATTGATTTCATGGAGCTACAACTTATGTATAAATACAAAGAGGCAAATAATAAATGGAAGGAAATGCTGTCTGCTGTGAACGGGATATATCTTATTGTCGATACGAAAACGGGAATGCAATATATTGGATCGACTTATGGAACTAATGGAATTTGGGGTAGATGGGAAGTGTATGCAAAAACAGGACATGGAAATAATA includes the following:
- a CDS encoding GIY-YIG nuclease family protein, with the protein product MTIIDLLQMKKFDTSKRIKLVRHMDKRCDFYKLVLHDQIETYQSYQSKDIFNCDYIISFIGGEGSRAIFYGVYKILGVPESAMNHPIPEDFLFPEMANKDTDIFYNLKKVEGFEDFENTVVIEWGKSALAWHQHLTDKKVIEILPKGKIKEFPGYLSFIIDFMELQLMYKYKEANNKWKEMLSAVNGIYLIVDTKTGMQYIGSTYGTNGIWGRWEVYAKTGHGNNKKLEENLLVDEKYMFNYQFSILQTLSKSMTKNEIIGYESFYKKKLGSRAFGLNMN